The following proteins come from a genomic window of Corallococcus sp. NCRR:
- a CDS encoding oxidoreductase, translated as MTSARVPGSPLRVGLLGYGLSGSRFHGPLIAAEPAFTLTAVASSRTEAVARDWPGVRTGTVETLLADPDLDVLVVCTPNASHASLAEQALRAGKHVVVEKPFALDVDEALRLDALAKERGRCLTVFHNRRWDGDFLTVRQLLEQGRLGTLYSLESHFDRFRPQVKDRWKEQDVPGGGTLWDLGSHLVDQAVQLFGLPESVVADLGRQRPGARGTDWFHLVLRYGALRVVLHSGSVVHAPWPRFVLQGDRDAYVKHALDPQEGQLEAGLRPGHPDFGREPPERHGRLLASGEAVATIPGDYGQFYRQLGAAILHGAPVPVTAVSASETVRVIQAAIQSDMEGRRVPLASLG; from the coding sequence ATGACCTCCGCTCGCGTCCCTGGCTCCCCGCTGCGCGTGGGCCTCCTTGGCTATGGCTTGTCCGGCTCGCGCTTCCACGGGCCACTCATCGCCGCGGAACCCGCCTTCACCCTGACCGCCGTGGCGTCGAGCCGCACGGAGGCCGTGGCCCGTGACTGGCCGGGTGTCCGCACGGGAACCGTGGAGACGCTGCTGGCGGATCCGGACCTGGACGTGCTCGTCGTGTGCACGCCCAACGCGTCGCATGCCTCGCTCGCGGAACAGGCGCTTCGCGCGGGCAAGCACGTGGTGGTGGAGAAGCCCTTCGCGCTGGACGTGGACGAAGCGCTGCGGCTGGACGCGCTCGCGAAGGAGCGAGGGCGCTGCCTCACCGTGTTCCATAACCGGCGCTGGGACGGCGACTTCCTCACCGTGCGCCAGTTGCTGGAGCAGGGACGGCTGGGGACGCTCTACAGCCTGGAGAGCCACTTCGACCGCTTCCGGCCGCAGGTGAAGGATCGCTGGAAGGAGCAGGACGTGCCCGGCGGCGGGACGCTCTGGGACCTGGGCTCGCACCTCGTCGACCAGGCCGTGCAGCTCTTCGGCCTGCCAGAGTCGGTGGTAGCGGACCTGGGCCGGCAACGTCCGGGCGCGCGGGGCACGGACTGGTTCCATCTGGTGCTGCGCTACGGCGCGCTGCGCGTGGTGCTGCACTCCGGCTCCGTGGTGCACGCGCCGTGGCCCCGCTTCGTGTTGCAAGGCGACCGCGATGCGTACGTGAAGCACGCGCTGGATCCGCAGGAGGGACAGCTCGAAGCGGGCCTGCGTCCCGGCCACCCGGACTTCGGCCGCGAACCTCCGGAGCGCCACGGCCGGTTGCTCGCCTCGGGGGAAGCGGTCGCCACCATCCCCGGAGACTACGGCCAGTTCTACCGGCAGCTCGGCGCCGCCATCCTCCACGGCGCGCCCGTCCCCGTGACGGCGGTGAGCGCGAGCGAGACGGTTCGGGTCATCCAGGCCGCCATCCAGAGCGACATGGAAGGCCGCCGCGTTCCGCTGGCTTCACTCGGCTGA
- a CDS encoding redoxin domain-containing protein yields the protein MTATFEPGARFPDLELRDGMGKPTRLAEAMGGEAAVVFFLRNAACPVCRNHLKTLAKRQGDIAANQAKVISVIPDGPEEARELSTWLGVPVPVLTSGTGTHAEAGLEPILWGKLQPSGTVLLAPSREVVYGRQSALPPLGFNEKELMTALARGAHRPV from the coding sequence GTGACAGCGACCTTCGAGCCCGGGGCCCGCTTTCCCGACCTGGAGTTGCGGGACGGGATGGGCAAGCCCACGCGGCTGGCCGAGGCCATGGGCGGCGAGGCGGCGGTGGTCTTCTTCCTCCGCAACGCCGCCTGTCCGGTGTGCCGCAACCATCTGAAGACGCTGGCGAAGCGCCAGGGTGACATCGCGGCGAACCAGGCGAAGGTGATCTCGGTCATCCCGGACGGGCCCGAGGAGGCGCGCGAGCTGTCCACCTGGCTGGGGGTGCCGGTGCCGGTGCTGACCAGCGGCACGGGCACGCACGCGGAAGCAGGTCTGGAGCCGATCCTCTGGGGCAAGCTGCAGCCGAGCGGCACCGTGCTGCTGGCCCCCTCCCGGGAGGTCGTCTACGGGAGGCAGTCCGCCCTGCCGCCGCTGGGCTTCAACGAGAAGGAACTGATGACCGCGCTCGCGCGCGGAGCGCATCGCCCGGTCTAG
- a CDS encoding GNAT family N-acetyltransferase, translated as MPEPFRIREAVPSDAGRITQVLREAFEEYRGRLDPPSSAHDKTEAVVRRELSDGGAFVAEADGILFGCVFFHPKGDHLYLDRLAVLPAHRGQRASLRLMEAVESRARELGQTRVRLSVRLALTSHHAWYARQGYVFHSHGTHAGYASPTFVVLEKTL; from the coding sequence ATGCCCGAGCCCTTCCGGATCCGCGAAGCCGTGCCCTCCGACGCCGGGCGGATCACCCAGGTGCTGCGCGAGGCCTTCGAGGAGTACCGGGGCCGCCTGGATCCGCCCTCCAGCGCGCACGACAAGACGGAGGCCGTGGTGCGGCGCGAGCTGTCGGACGGCGGCGCCTTCGTCGCGGAGGCGGACGGCATCCTCTTCGGCTGCGTGTTCTTCCACCCGAAGGGGGATCACCTGTACCTGGACCGGCTCGCGGTGCTGCCCGCGCACCGGGGTCAGCGCGCGTCGCTGCGCCTCATGGAAGCGGTGGAGTCCCGAGCGCGCGAGCTGGGGCAGACGCGCGTGCGGCTGTCGGTGCGGCTCGCGCTCACGTCGCACCATGCGTGGTACGCGCGTCAGGGCTACGTCTTCCATTCCCATGGGACGCACGCGGGCTACGCGTCGCCCACGTTCGTGGTCTTGGAGAAGACGCTCTGA
- a CDS encoding RNA polymerase sigma factor — protein sequence MPDDSSPDSATERAQFLSWITLLVHQHRARLVTAARRRGLPPEDALDCVQDAFVTFLRMPEASTLSARSNEVERLLSTLVAHAALNQRRKLARRALPTDIELSDVASDLPSADTLVAEAEARVSLVRCVQQLSQMQQAVIRLRLLDERPGEEVSSLLEISPENARILLFRARQRLRECLVLAMKDPGPPDLAAAETAPSTLQDSAAAQRLRHS from the coding sequence ATGCCTGATGACAGCTCCCCGGACTCCGCCACGGAACGCGCCCAGTTCCTCTCCTGGATCACCCTGCTCGTGCACCAGCACCGCGCGCGCCTGGTGACGGCCGCGAGGCGCCGGGGGCTGCCTCCCGAGGACGCGCTCGACTGCGTCCAGGACGCCTTCGTCACCTTCCTGCGGATGCCGGAGGCCTCGACCCTTTCGGCCCGCTCCAACGAGGTCGAGCGCCTGCTGTCCACGCTGGTGGCCCACGCCGCGCTGAACCAGCGGCGCAAGCTGGCGCGCCGGGCGCTGCCGACCGACATCGAGCTGTCCGACGTGGCCTCCGACCTGCCCTCGGCGGACACGCTGGTGGCGGAGGCGGAGGCGCGGGTGAGCCTGGTGCGCTGCGTCCAGCAGCTGTCGCAGATGCAGCAGGCGGTCATCCGCCTCCGGCTCCTGGATGAGCGTCCAGGCGAGGAGGTCTCCTCGCTGCTGGAGATCTCACCGGAGAACGCGCGCATCCTGCTGTTCCGCGCGCGCCAGCGCCTGCGGGAGTGCCTGGTGCTGGCGATGAAGGACCCGGGGCCGCCCGACCTGGCCGCCGCGGAGACCGCGCCGTCGACCCTGCAGGACAGCGCCGCGGCCCAGCGCCTCCGGCACTCCTGA
- a CDS encoding carboxymuconolactone decarboxylase family protein: MGRLRIHTIESAPEQSRPVLAAVEKSAGFRSNLLGLIAESPGMTQAFAQMGPLLAQSSLGPVEREVVIMTIGWENDCSYCMAFHSFLCRKLQVPDALVTALRSGTTLPDPRLEVLAEFTRTVVREKGTVGDELWSRFTAQGFTSANALDVILALSQQVLVNYANHLGGVELEPALKEFAWTRPAGAAARTA; the protein is encoded by the coding sequence TTGGGGCGACTGAGGATTCATACGATTGAGAGCGCTCCGGAGCAGTCCCGTCCGGTGCTTGCCGCGGTGGAGAAGTCCGCCGGTTTCCGTTCGAACCTGCTGGGGCTCATCGCGGAGTCGCCCGGCATGACGCAGGCCTTCGCGCAGATGGGGCCGCTGCTGGCGCAGTCCTCCCTGGGCCCCGTGGAGCGCGAGGTGGTCATCATGACCATCGGCTGGGAGAACGACTGTTCGTACTGCATGGCCTTCCACAGCTTCTTGTGTCGCAAGCTCCAGGTCCCGGACGCGCTCGTGACCGCGCTCCGGTCGGGGACGACGCTGCCGGATCCGCGGCTGGAGGTGCTCGCGGAGTTCACCCGGACGGTGGTCCGTGAGAAGGGGACCGTGGGAGACGAGCTCTGGAGCCGGTTCACGGCCCAGGGCTTCACGAGCGCCAACGCGCTCGACGTCATCCTCGCCCTCTCCCAGCAGGTGCTGGTGAACTACGCGAACCACCTGGGCGGCGTGGAGCTGGAGCCGGCGCTGAAGGAATTCGCGTGGACCCGCCCGGCTGGGGCGGCGGCGCGCACGGCGTAG
- a CDS encoding carboxymuconolactone decarboxylase family protein, with the protein MSRLNLVDLSHATLKPIKEKLGANLPPPVRVLANSPAAMSAFFALHGTLGQGQLTPRVREQIALAVGNAQGCRYCVSHHTQLGRKTGLSDQELDLARSGKAPDAKVEAALQFSRQIAARRGAVTDAELAAVRAAGWTDGDVVEILAQVVATTFGNYLNHLAQTEIDIPPVDLVPAAVIDGIHA; encoded by the coding sequence ATGTCCCGTCTGAACCTTGTCGACCTTTCGCACGCCACGCTCAAACCCATCAAGGAGAAGCTGGGCGCCAACCTGCCTCCGCCGGTCCGGGTGCTGGCCAATTCGCCCGCGGCGATGAGCGCCTTCTTCGCGCTGCACGGGACGCTGGGCCAGGGGCAGCTGACGCCGCGCGTGCGAGAGCAGATCGCCCTCGCGGTGGGCAACGCGCAGGGCTGCCGCTACTGCGTCTCGCACCACACCCAGCTGGGCCGCAAGACGGGCCTCTCCGATCAGGAGCTGGATCTGGCGCGCTCCGGCAAGGCGCCGGACGCCAAGGTGGAAGCGGCGCTCCAGTTCTCCCGGCAGATCGCGGCGCGCCGCGGCGCGGTGACGGACGCGGAGCTGGCGGCGGTGCGTGCCGCGGGCTGGACGGACGGCGACGTGGTGGAGATCCTGGCGCAGGTCGTCGCCACCACCTTCGGCAACTACCTCAACCACCTGGCCCAGACGGAGATCGACATCCCGCCCGTGGACCTGGTCCCGGCGGCGGTTATCGACGGAATCCACGCGTGA
- a CDS encoding isopenicillin N synthase family dioxygenase, producing METVPLIDVRALVDPTSSLQARREAAARMGAACRNTGFFYVVGHGVDVGLQTRLEALARDFFARPEEEKQRVRMARGGRAWRGFFPVGGELTSGRPDRKEGLYFGTELPPEDPRVRAGTPLHGANLFPREPEALGGAVLAYMAALTSLGHALMSGIALSLDLEPDFFATRYMADPTVLFRIFNYPPGPEVDAQGLPVWGVGEHTDYGVLTILKQDDAGGLQVKTRQDGHTRWVDAPPVEGAFVCNIGDMLDRMTRGVYRSTPHRVLNRAGRDRLSLPFFFDPDWTAEVRAIDSPALKDAGADDHAERWDRRSVHAFQGTYGDYLLGKVGKVFPDLGAEVL from the coding sequence ATGGAGACCGTGCCCCTCATCGACGTCCGAGCCCTCGTCGACCCCACGTCGAGCCTCCAGGCCCGGAGGGAGGCCGCCGCTCGCATGGGCGCGGCCTGCCGGAACACCGGCTTCTTCTATGTCGTGGGCCATGGCGTGGACGTGGGGCTTCAGACCCGGTTGGAGGCGCTGGCCCGGGACTTCTTCGCGCGGCCGGAGGAGGAGAAGCAGCGGGTGCGCATGGCGCGCGGGGGCAGGGCGTGGCGGGGCTTCTTCCCCGTGGGCGGGGAGCTCACGTCAGGCCGGCCGGACCGCAAGGAGGGGCTGTACTTCGGCACGGAGCTGCCGCCGGAGGATCCACGCGTGCGCGCCGGCACTCCGCTGCACGGCGCGAACCTGTTCCCCCGGGAGCCGGAGGCGCTGGGCGGCGCGGTGCTGGCGTACATGGCGGCGCTGACGTCGCTGGGACACGCGCTGATGTCCGGCATCGCGCTCAGCCTGGACCTGGAGCCGGACTTCTTCGCCACCCGGTACATGGCGGATCCGACCGTGCTCTTCCGCATCTTCAACTACCCGCCGGGCCCGGAGGTGGACGCGCAGGGCCTGCCGGTGTGGGGCGTGGGCGAGCACACCGACTACGGCGTGCTCACCATCCTCAAGCAGGACGACGCGGGCGGGCTCCAGGTGAAGACCCGCCAGGACGGGCACACGCGCTGGGTGGACGCGCCGCCGGTGGAGGGCGCGTTCGTGTGCAACATCGGGGACATGCTCGACCGGATGACGCGCGGCGTGTACCGCTCCACGCCGCACCGGGTGCTCAACCGAGCCGGCCGCGACCGGCTGTCCCTGCCGTTCTTCTTCGATCCGGACTGGACCGCGGAGGTGCGCGCCATCGACTCGCCCGCGCTGAAGGACGCGGGTGCGGACGACCACGCGGAGCGGTGGGACCGGCGGAGCGTGCACGCCTTCCAGGGCACCTACGGGGACTACCTGCTCGGCAAGGTGGGGAAGGTGTTCCCCGACCTGGGTGCCGAAGTGCTGTAG